In Candidatus Binatia bacterium, a single window of DNA contains:
- a CDS encoding molybdopterin-dependent oxidoreductase, giving the protein MSRETLLREDEYLAARADEFMRLAAKRHGLSRRGFLKLLAASGSLAAFAGGALLPARAGAADAQPVLKPTPPDLFNDFGSNKEMRWEAMYGRGYLVPNELFFVRNHTRTPKIEAGNWRLKIEGTGVSRALELTYDDLLAMPAASFLRYVECAGNGRSFFETAHGKKAQGTQWKLGAVGVAEWTGVPLRELLDRAGVKKSARDVMPEGLDDLKVRRPMSLAKAMEEDTLVVYAMNGQPLPPDHGFPARLLTPGWIGVANIKWVGRIQVSEEPLFSQWNTDTYVMIGPDYQPSAPAKGPILSLQAVKSALELPWNGEIAAGRRLVRGRAWSPNGKIERVEVSFDQGKSWQRARLREPNIAKAWVRWDADWEARPGKQTIRVRATDERGNAQPERVAFNEQGYLFNAMVDHPVTVKG; this is encoded by the coding sequence ATGAGCCGGGAAACGTTGCTCCGCGAAGATGAATATCTCGCCGCGCGCGCCGATGAGTTTATGCGACTGGCGGCGAAAAGGCATGGCCTCTCCAGGCGCGGCTTCCTCAAGCTCCTGGCGGCATCGGGCTCGCTCGCGGCTTTCGCCGGCGGCGCGCTCCTGCCGGCCCGCGCCGGCGCGGCGGACGCGCAGCCGGTCTTGAAACCGACGCCGCCCGATCTGTTCAACGACTTCGGCAGCAACAAGGAAATGCGCTGGGAGGCGATGTATGGGCGCGGCTACCTCGTCCCCAACGAATTATTTTTCGTGCGCAATCACACCCGCACGCCGAAGATCGAGGCGGGCAACTGGCGGCTCAAGATCGAAGGCACCGGCGTGAGCCGCGCTCTGGAGCTTACCTACGACGATCTCCTGGCGATGCCCGCCGCATCGTTCCTTCGCTACGTCGAGTGCGCGGGCAACGGCCGGAGCTTTTTCGAGACCGCGCACGGCAAAAAAGCCCAGGGCACGCAGTGGAAGCTCGGCGCCGTCGGCGTGGCGGAATGGACCGGCGTGCCGCTGCGCGAGCTTTTAGACCGCGCGGGCGTCAAGAAGTCGGCGCGCGACGTCATGCCCGAAGGGCTGGACGATCTCAAAGTGCGCCGCCCGATGTCGCTCGCCAAAGCGATGGAGGAAGACACGCTCGTCGTCTACGCGATGAACGGCCAGCCGCTCCCGCCCGATCACGGCTTCCCGGCGCGGCTGCTCACACCCGGCTGGATCGGCGTCGCGAACATTAAATGGGTGGGGCGCATCCAGGTCTCCGAAGAGCCGCTGTTCTCGCAATGGAACACCGACACCTACGTGATGATCGGGCCGGACTACCAGCCGAGCGCGCCCGCCAAAGGGCCGATTCTCTCGCTCCAGGCGGTGAAGAGCGCGCTGGAGCTTCCGTGGAACGGCGAAATCGCCGCCGGGCGGAGGCTTGTGCGCGGCCGCGCTTGGTCGCCGAACGGCAAGATCGAGAGAGTGGAGGTCAGCTTCGATCAAGGAAAGAGCTGGCAGAGGGCAAGGCTTAGAGAGCCGAACATCGCCAAGGCGTGGGTTCGTTGGGACGCCGACTGGGAGGCGCGGCCCGGCAAACAGACGATCCGCGTGCGCGCGACCGACGAGCGCGGCAACGCGCAGCCGGAGCGCGTTGCTTTCAACGAGCAGGGTTACCTGTTCAACGCCATGGTGGACCACCCGGTGACCGTAAAAGGATAA
- a CDS encoding extracellular solute-binding protein — protein MKRCTLFFSALALCLAANSLQAKEVVIVTSFPKELFENYKKAFETRYPDVKVVINNKQTNAGVTYLRETKAKPEADIFWVSAPDAFQTLKKDGLLEKYAPPKEAMAKIPSKVGNFPVHDADGTYFGFAISGYGLMWNKNYLQGHKLPQPKEWTDLANPRYHGHLVISAPSRSGTTHLTIETILQAYGWDKGWNLLLNAGGNMGAITERSFGVPEAVISGQYGIGVVIDFFGLSAIASGQPVDFVYPSLTSVVPASVAIVKGAPNMENAKAFVNYLLSEPGQMLLFSPDIARLPVMPDLYAKAPTNYPNPFKTKMGGVDFNDQLSSGRRDIVNSLYDHIVTFRHRELKDAWASIYKAEEAAAAGKGPNVAQARSLIAEARKFASQVTIDEKKASDKEVVAGFRGKTGLKAQMETEWETTAKANYAKAKELADKAAGLAK, from the coding sequence ATGAAACGCTGCACGTTATTTTTCTCGGCGCTTGCGCTATGTCTCGCGGCCAATTCCCTCCAGGCCAAAGAGGTTGTGATCGTCACTTCTTTTCCCAAAGAGCTCTTCGAAAATTACAAGAAGGCCTTCGAGACAAGATATCCGGACGTCAAAGTCGTCATCAACAACAAGCAGACCAACGCCGGCGTGACCTACCTGCGCGAGACCAAGGCGAAGCCCGAAGCGGACATCTTCTGGGTCAGCGCGCCGGACGCGTTCCAGACGCTCAAAAAAGACGGCCTGCTCGAAAAATATGCGCCGCCGAAGGAAGCCATGGCGAAGATTCCGTCGAAGGTCGGCAACTTTCCCGTGCACGACGCCGACGGAACCTATTTCGGCTTCGCCATCAGCGGCTACGGTCTCATGTGGAACAAAAATTATCTCCAGGGTCACAAGCTGCCGCAGCCGAAAGAATGGACGGACCTCGCCAACCCGCGTTATCACGGCCATCTGGTCATCAGCGCTCCTTCGCGCAGCGGCACCACGCATCTGACCATCGAAACGATTCTGCAGGCCTACGGCTGGGACAAGGGCTGGAATCTTCTCCTCAACGCCGGCGGCAACATGGGAGCGATCACCGAGCGGAGCTTCGGAGTGCCGGAGGCGGTCATCAGCGGCCAGTACGGCATCGGCGTCGTGATCGACTTCTTCGGCCTGTCCGCCATCGCCAGCGGGCAGCCGGTCGATTTCGTCTATCCCTCCCTGACGTCGGTCGTGCCGGCCAGCGTCGCGATCGTGAAGGGCGCGCCGAATATGGAGAACGCCAAGGCTTTCGTCAATTACCTATTGAGCGAGCCCGGGCAGATGCTGCTCTTTTCTCCGGACATCGCGCGGCTTCCCGTCATGCCCGATCTCTACGCCAAAGCGCCAACGAATTATCCCAACCCTTTCAAGACCAAGATGGGAGGCGTGGATTTCAACGACCAGCTCTCGTCCGGCCGGCGCGACATCGTCAACTCGCTCTACGATCACATCGTCACCTTCCGCCACAGGGAGCTGAAGGACGCGTGGGCGAGCATCTACAAAGCCGAAGAAGCGGCCGCGGCCGGCAAAGGGCCGAACGTCGCGCAGGCGCGCAGTTTGATCGCTGAAGCACGAAAGTTTGCGTCACAGGTGACCATCGATGAAAAGAAGGCGAGCGACAAGGAAGTCGTCGCCGGTTTTCGCGGCAAGACCGGGCTCAAGGCGCAGATGGAGACCGAGTGGGAGACCACGGCCAAGGCGAACTACGCCAAAGCCAAAGAGCTGGCGGACAAAGCGGCGGGTCTGGCCAAATAG
- a CDS encoding iron ABC transporter permease codes for MITSEAVSALRLREKIDWLQGAIMLALLALLFVFMLYPVLRVLWVALAGEEGSFTAIHFQNFFLRPLFREALWNTLWSGFLVVFFGSLIAIPLAYVIARYEFRGKILLQTLATLPLVIPPFVGAVAFQQILGRSGAVNLLLLRWFDFTIPFMDGLTGVVLVQTLHFFPFIMLNTAVSLSNIDASLEEMAESMGCHGARLFRRVTLPLMLPGFIAGSLLTFIRAIDDLGTPLMLNYKNLLAPQAYLRITTIGIDDVDGYVICVVLVVLSLASLLAARKYLSLAEYATVQGGAGASRPIHGKKLFFVLLLSALAVTIGLLPHIGIFLLSLSKVWSFSVLPTRLTLDNYTEILFRAPHFIKNTLLYTGLAAGFAVALGAAIAFLLLRSRLWGRNLLDALATLPLAIPGVVLAVGYIRVFHGWDFPGVGAPLTSTWLILVVAYTMRRLPYTVRACYAALQQVHVSLEESAQNLGANRLRTFFRVTLPLISGGVVAGGLIAFITSCVELSSTIMLVPRIELGPISYGIYVYMQSALGRAAGAALGVVAIAMVALGTYLTHRIFGARAGSAFRV; via the coding sequence ATGATCACCAGTGAAGCCGTATCGGCGCTGCGGTTGCGAGAAAAGATCGATTGGCTGCAGGGCGCGATCATGCTCGCGCTGCTCGCCCTGCTCTTCGTCTTCATGCTCTACCCCGTCTTGCGCGTTCTTTGGGTCGCTCTCGCCGGCGAAGAAGGCAGCTTCACGGCGATCCATTTTCAAAACTTTTTTCTCCGGCCGCTTTTCCGCGAGGCGCTGTGGAACACCCTCTGGAGCGGCTTTCTCGTCGTGTTTTTCGGCAGCTTGATCGCCATTCCGCTCGCCTACGTGATCGCCCGCTACGAGTTCCGGGGAAAAATTTTGCTGCAGACGCTGGCCACCTTGCCGCTCGTCATCCCGCCGTTTGTCGGCGCCGTGGCGTTCCAGCAGATCCTCGGCCGGAGCGGCGCCGTCAATCTTCTGCTTTTACGTTGGTTCGACTTCACGATTCCCTTCATGGACGGCCTGACCGGCGTCGTCCTGGTGCAGACGCTGCACTTCTTTCCGTTCATCATGCTCAACACCGCGGTATCGCTTAGCAACATCGATGCTTCGCTGGAGGAGATGGCAGAGAGCATGGGGTGCCACGGGGCGAGGCTCTTTCGCCGCGTCACCTTGCCGCTCATGCTTCCCGGCTTTATCGCCGGCTCTCTTCTCACGTTTATCCGGGCGATCGACGATCTCGGCACGCCGCTGATGTTGAACTACAAGAATCTCCTCGCGCCGCAGGCCTATCTCCGCATCACGACCATCGGCATCGACGATGTGGACGGCTACGTCATCTGTGTCGTGCTGGTCGTTCTCTCGCTCGCGTCTCTGCTAGCGGCGCGGAAGTATCTGAGCCTCGCCGAATACGCCACCGTCCAGGGCGGCGCCGGCGCCAGCCGGCCGATCCATGGAAAGAAACTCTTTTTCGTTCTGCTCTTGAGCGCGCTCGCAGTGACGATCGGCCTGCTGCCGCACATCGGTATTTTCCTTCTGTCGCTCTCGAAGGTCTGGAGCTTTTCCGTCCTGCCCACCCGGTTGACCTTGGATAATTACACGGAGATTCTCTTTCGCGCGCCTCACTTCATCAAAAACACGCTGCTCTACACGGGGCTCGCCGCCGGCTTCGCCGTCGCGCTCGGCGCCGCCATCGCTTTTCTCCTGCTGCGGAGCCGGCTATGGGGAAGAAATCTGCTCGACGCGCTGGCCACCTTGCCGCTCGCCATTCCCGGCGTGGTGCTCGCGGTGGGCTACATCCGGGTCTTCCACGGCTGGGATTTTCCCGGCGTCGGCGCGCCGCTGACTTCCACCTGGCTCATCCTCGTGGTCGCCTATACCATGCGCCGGCTGCCTTACACCGTGCGCGCTTGTTACGCCGCCCTGCAGCAGGTTCACGTGAGCCTCGAGGAGTCGGCGCAGAATCTCGGCGCCAACCGGCTGAGAACTTTTTTCCGCGTGACCCTGCCGCTCATCAGCGGCGGCGTCGTGGCCGGCGGGCTCATCGCCTTCATCACTTCGTGCGTCGAGCTTTCTTCCACGATCATGCTGGTGCCCAGGATCGAGTTGGGACCGATCTCCTACGGCATCTACGTCTACATGCAGAGCGCGCTCGGCCGGGCCGCCGGCGCCGCTCTGGGAGTCGTGGCGATCGCCATGGTGGCGCTGGGGACTTATCTGACGCACCGTATTTTCGGCGCCCGCGCCGGCAGCGCGTTTAGAGTGTAA
- a CDS encoding ABC transporter ATP-binding protein: protein MDAAQIRLEKIGKRYGDVWAARHIDLTIERGEFFTLLGPSGCGKTTLLRMIAGFAAPDEGAVFLDGRLVNHVPSWRRDVGMVFQNYALWPHMTVFENVAFGLRERKFPRAEIGARVADALERVGLAATEKRRPSQLSGGQQQRVALARTLVVQPRALLLDEPLSNLDAKLRAEMRIELLKLQRDLGITTVYVTHDQEEALALSTRIAVMEGGKVVQEGSPREIYENPRSRFVAEFVGQSNLFFGSIKQAGDGFVEVETDEGLRIKTAAAQVQLQSAPAGKITLYIRPETMTLLPVGAAPQDSNRLTGRVTATAYQGSSVEYEVDVKGKSIRAHVANPRNLFNRGDEVAVVFDPPDVGCVLDENLR, encoded by the coding sequence GTGGACGCGGCGCAAATCCGATTGGAAAAAATCGGCAAGAGGTACGGCGACGTTTGGGCGGCGCGCCATATCGATCTTACGATCGAGCGCGGCGAGTTCTTCACTCTCCTCGGTCCGAGCGGCTGCGGCAAGACGACGCTCTTGAGAATGATCGCGGGGTTCGCCGCGCCGGACGAAGGCGCGGTCTTTCTCGACGGCCGCCTCGTGAACCACGTTCCGTCCTGGCGGCGCGACGTCGGCATGGTCTTTCAGAACTATGCCCTGTGGCCGCACATGACCGTCTTCGAGAACGTCGCCTTCGGCTTGCGCGAGCGAAAATTTCCGCGTGCTGAGATCGGGGCGCGGGTCGCCGACGCGCTCGAGCGCGTGGGGCTGGCGGCGACGGAGAAGCGCCGGCCGTCGCAGTTGTCCGGCGGGCAGCAGCAGCGCGTCGCACTGGCCCGGACACTGGTCGTGCAGCCCCGGGCTTTGTTGTTGGACGAGCCATTGAGTAATCTCGACGCCAAGCTCCGCGCCGAGATGCGCATCGAGCTGCTGAAGCTCCAGCGCGACCTCGGCATCACGACGGTCTACGTCACGCACGATCAGGAAGAAGCGCTCGCCCTCTCCACGCGCATCGCCGTCATGGAGGGCGGAAAAGTGGTCCAGGAAGGCAGCCCGCGCGAGATCTACGAGAACCCGCGCTCGCGCTTCGTCGCCGAGTTCGTCGGCCAATCCAATCTGTTTTTTGGCTCGATCAAGCAGGCGGGGGACGGATTCGTGGAAGTCGAAACCGACGAAGGGCTTAGAATCAAGACCGCCGCGGCGCAAGTGCAACTTCAGAGCGCGCCGGCCGGGAAAATCACGCTTTATATCCGGCCTGAAACGATGACCTTGCTGCCGGTCGGCGCCGCTCCCCAGGATTCCAATCGATTGACCGGCAGGGTCACCGCGACCGCCTACCAGGGCTCTTCAGTGGAATACGAAGTGGATGTCAAAGGCAAATCGATCCGCGCCCACGTGGCCAATCCGAGAAATCTTTTCAACCGCGGCGATGAAGTCGCGGTGGTATTCGACCCGCCCGACGTCGGGTGTGTACTTGATGAGAATTTGAGATAG
- the maiA gene encoding maleylacetoacetate isomerase yields the protein MKLYTFFRSSASYRVRIALNLKGLEYEQAPIHLRRGGGEQFSSGYKAKNPQALVPTLEDRGRRLTQSLAIIEYLEERYPAPPLLPKDPADRALVRAMALAVACEIHPIQNLRVLSYLRSELKQPEAEANRWAQHWIGLGFSALEQMVLAASKRGKFCFGDAPTLADLCLVPQVANARRFGCDFSGYPTLVRIDAHCVTLPAFVKAAPENQPDAE from the coding sequence ATGAAGCTCTATACTTTTTTTCGCAGCTCGGCCTCGTATCGCGTGCGCATCGCGCTGAATTTAAAGGGCCTGGAATATGAGCAGGCGCCGATCCACTTGCGGCGCGGCGGCGGCGAGCAATTTTCTTCCGGCTACAAAGCGAAAAATCCCCAGGCGCTCGTGCCGACCTTGGAAGACCGCGGGCGGCGGCTCACGCAGTCGCTGGCGATCATCGAGTATCTCGAAGAGCGTTACCCCGCGCCGCCGCTTCTGCCGAAAGATCCGGCGGACCGCGCGCTCGTGCGCGCGATGGCGCTGGCGGTCGCATGCGAGATTCACCCGATACAGAATCTACGAGTCTTGAGCTATTTGAGAAGCGAGCTGAAGCAGCCGGAAGCGGAGGCGAACCGTTGGGCACAGCACTGGATCGGCCTCGGCTTCTCGGCTCTAGAGCAAATGGTGCTCGCCGCTTCGAAGCGGGGCAAGTTCTGTTTCGGCGATGCGCCGACGCTCGCCGATCTTTGTCTCGTGCCGCAGGTTGCCAATGCCAGGCGGTTCGGCTGCGATTTTTCGGGTTATCCGACTCTGGTCCGGATCGACGCCCACTGCGTTACACTGCCGGCATTCGTCAAAGCCGCGCCGGAAAATCAGCCGGACGCGGAATGA
- a CDS encoding dihydrodipicolinate synthase family protein, protein MEFKGIYAANITPFEPDGKEIRADELERLFLELKRAGVTGMVCNGHAGEGELLNRKEKRDVVKLARQTLGTDYPVVAGVHALPTWELIEQVEDAKEAGASAVMLCAPPLFAWHADRHPDFGIAQIRAVAETVPDMPIVLFQYSPNNPFYYRPEVLARICREIPQVQAIKMATNVDVAQYEEEVRAVRAVPRKIFLLPANGRTLYYAFQLLPDGALSGSANFCPAHDVEMFEAVKRGDLKRAKQLHDEIFPIFRLVYRDPYVFLHIRYKYCAWLLGKISSPALRSPLVPLPADEVNALRDGLRAARLEPVA, encoded by the coding sequence ATGGAATTTAAAGGCATCTACGCTGCCAACATCACGCCGTTCGAGCCGGACGGAAAAGAAATTCGCGCCGACGAGCTGGAACGGCTTTTCCTCGAGCTGAAACGGGCAGGCGTTACCGGCATGGTTTGCAACGGCCACGCGGGAGAAGGCGAGCTGCTGAATCGTAAGGAAAAACGTGACGTGGTCAAACTTGCGCGGCAGACGCTGGGGACGGACTATCCCGTCGTCGCGGGGGTTCACGCGTTGCCGACTTGGGAATTGATCGAGCAGGTCGAGGACGCGAAGGAGGCCGGCGCGAGCGCGGTGATGCTCTGCGCGCCGCCGCTCTTCGCCTGGCACGCGGACCGTCACCCGGATTTCGGCATCGCGCAGATTCGGGCGGTGGCCGAGACGGTTCCGGACATGCCGATCGTGCTGTTTCAGTATTCGCCGAACAATCCTTTTTACTACCGGCCGGAAGTCCTGGCGCGCATCTGCCGCGAGATTCCACAAGTCCAGGCGATCAAGATGGCGACCAACGTGGACGTCGCCCAATATGAAGAAGAAGTTCGCGCTGTCCGCGCCGTGCCGCGGAAAATTTTTCTGCTGCCGGCCAACGGGCGCACACTCTACTATGCGTTTCAACTTCTGCCCGACGGCGCGCTATCGGGCTCGGCCAATTTCTGTCCGGCGCACGACGTCGAGATGTTCGAGGCGGTGAAGCGAGGCGATTTGAAGCGCGCAAAACAATTGCACGATGAAATCTTTCCGATCTTCCGGTTGGTTTACCGCGACCCGTACGTCTTTCTCCACATACGCTACAAGTATTGCGCCTGGCTGCTGGGAAAAATCTCGAGCCCGGCCTTGAGATCGCCGCTGGTACCGCTGCCGGCCGACGAGGTGAATGCGCTGAGAGACGGGCTCCGGGCTGCGCGTCTAGAGCCGGTAGCGTAG
- a CDS encoding SMP-30/gluconolactonase/LRE family protein: MMRILLLLTALLAWLGVALDAEAAKVSVLVDLDPNSAEQTVIVETVTADQQGLLYVCDRVSGNVIRIDPKNPKLVVVGRIEAREIGGKKVRADSSGLVFNQQGDLFLTSGAFREILRIKKADLNPDKPGVAETFATGTEGANGIAFDRRGVLYVSGGRNGKIYRIGPAGGAAENWAQIELHTRTLPDGRTQQAIPANGLVFDAKGEILYVADTARGAIWKIAVGADGKAGTPALVAQSPLLEGADGPAFDPSGRLWVAANERNAVVMVTLDGKVEDIAKNGSKGPLEFPTSVVFVGNTAYVNNFDTPRRDNLAADGKTSIDGIGASIVQITP, encoded by the coding sequence ATGATGAGGATTTTACTGTTATTGACTGCGCTCCTGGCTTGGCTCGGCGTCGCGCTTGACGCCGAAGCGGCCAAAGTATCGGTCCTGGTCGATCTCGATCCCAATAGCGCCGAGCAAACCGTTATCGTGGAGACCGTCACCGCCGATCAGCAAGGGCTGCTCTATGTTTGCGACCGCGTCAGCGGCAACGTCATTCGGATCGACCCTAAAAATCCCAAGCTGGTTGTCGTCGGCCGAATCGAGGCGCGCGAGATCGGTGGCAAAAAAGTCAGAGCCGACAGTTCGGGACTGGTTTTCAACCAACAAGGCGATCTTTTTCTTACCAGCGGCGCGTTCCGCGAAATTCTCCGCATCAAGAAAGCCGATCTCAATCCCGACAAGCCCGGTGTCGCCGAAACTTTTGCTACCGGCACCGAAGGCGCGAACGGCATCGCCTTCGACAGACGCGGCGTGCTCTACGTCTCGGGAGGCCGGAATGGAAAAATCTATCGCATCGGGCCCGCGGGCGGCGCCGCCGAAAATTGGGCGCAGATCGAGCTTCATACCCGGACGCTGCCGGATGGGAGAACACAGCAGGCGATTCCGGCCAACGGCCTCGTCTTCGATGCCAAAGGAGAAATCCTTTACGTTGCGGATACGGCGCGGGGCGCGATCTGGAAAATTGCCGTGGGCGCGGACGGAAAAGCCGGCACGCCGGCGCTCGTGGCGCAGAGCCCGTTGTTGGAAGGCGCCGACGGACCGGCCTTCGATCCGAGCGGCAGACTTTGGGTCGCGGCCAACGAGCGCAACGCCGTCGTCATGGTCACGCTCGACGGAAAAGTCGAGGACATCGCCAAGAACGGCAGCAAGGGCCCGCTGGAATTTCCCACGTCTGTCGTTTTTGTCGGCAACACGGCCTACGTCAACAACTTCGACACGCCGCGGCGCGACAACCTCGCGGCCGACGGCAAGACTTCCATTGATGGCATCGGCGCCTCGATCGTGCAGATCACGCCGTAG
- a CDS encoding rhomboid family intramembrane serine protease: protein MRVNSLLILACIAASLWAWQQPPSFAEQNLVFSSSNLMHGRLWTLPVALFIHGSPLHLFGNMLFLFVFGGTLEKTVGRWKHLMVFFTGGVAGFALSLPFMPRGAGMLGASAAIFTVAACVMLVRPLKFSWLFLAPQGLVAIIYFVYNVVVVYDPSRVPGYDPQVAYVAHIIGFLVGIPFGIASSPQWKKNLLITLALFGIYLAIVSGALSALFQSLATQMR from the coding sequence ATGAGAGTCAACTCTCTTTTGATCCTCGCTTGCATCGCGGCCAGCCTTTGGGCCTGGCAGCAGCCGCCGTCGTTCGCCGAACAGAATCTTGTCTTCAGCTCCAGCAATCTGATGCACGGCAGGCTGTGGACCCTGCCCGTGGCGTTGTTCATTCACGGAAGCCCGCTGCACCTGTTCGGCAACATGCTCTTTCTATTTGTCTTCGGCGGCACGTTGGAGAAAACCGTCGGGCGGTGGAAGCATCTCATGGTTTTTTTTACCGGTGGGGTCGCGGGCTTCGCGCTCAGCCTGCCGTTCATGCCGCGGGGCGCCGGGATGCTCGGCGCCTCGGCCGCGATCTTCACCGTCGCCGCCTGCGTGATGCTCGTGCGCCCGCTCAAATTCTCCTGGCTCTTCCTCGCGCCGCAGGGCTTGGTGGCGATCATCTACTTCGTCTACAACGTCGTCGTGGTCTACGATCCCAGCCGGGTCCCTGGCTACGATCCCCAGGTGGCCTACGTCGCGCACATCATCGGCTTTCTCGTCGGAATTCCTTTCGGCATCGCCTCTAGCCCTCAGTGGAAAAAGAATCTTCTCATTACCCTGGCGCTCTTCGGAATTTATCTGGCGATTGTCTCCGGCGCGTTGAGCGCTCTATTTCAATCACTGGCCACACAAATGCGATGA
- a CDS encoding NAD(P)-dependent oxidoreductase, with amino-acid sequence MAKSPRSIIVVEDDPFLRLIQVILDPKTPAARTAAFADFVAHDLPDFHGWREDLRARIGGLYPAEVRLVTDEAMLGANLSGAQVVVVEAFKIGAEEIAAAGGSLKIVQKYGTVTSSIDLAACERASVRVLTVRRRANIATAEHALAFLLALARKLNQTGGLITVEQLSAAGFSPTHYDTTHTANGNWARVRGLWTLFGRQLGIVGLGEIGRELALRAAALGMRIVYTQRHRLAPEEERRYHAAYSSLDELLAASDCVSLHLPGGAATRGTIGRRELETIKPGALLVNVSQPQIINRAALIDALASGRLGGFALDVPYEEPGRANDPLLGFRNVIVTPHLGASPRFNSLDDFEELLLNLARALG; translated from the coding sequence ATGGCCAAGTCGCCGCGATCCATCATCGTCGTCGAAGACGATCCTTTTCTTCGCCTGATCCAGGTCATTCTCGACCCAAAGACACCCGCCGCGCGCACGGCGGCGTTCGCCGACTTCGTCGCTCACGATCTGCCAGACTTCCATGGCTGGCGTGAAGACCTGCGCGCCCGTATCGGCGGCCTCTACCCTGCGGAAGTTCGGCTCGTCACGGATGAAGCCATGCTCGGCGCCAATCTGAGCGGCGCCCAAGTCGTCGTCGTAGAAGCGTTCAAGATCGGCGCGGAAGAGATCGCTGCGGCGGGAGGTTCGCTCAAGATCGTGCAGAAATACGGTACTGTCACTTCGTCGATCGATCTCGCCGCGTGCGAGCGCGCGAGCGTCCGTGTGCTGACGGTAAGGCGGCGGGCGAATATCGCCACGGCGGAGCATGCTCTGGCCTTTTTGCTCGCGCTGGCGCGCAAGCTCAATCAGACCGGCGGTCTCATCACCGTGGAGCAGCTAAGCGCCGCGGGCTTTTCGCCCACGCATTACGACACGACGCACACCGCAAATGGCAACTGGGCGCGCGTCCGCGGTCTCTGGACCCTGTTCGGCCGACAGCTCGGCATCGTTGGCCTGGGCGAAATCGGCCGCGAGCTGGCGCTCCGCGCCGCGGCTCTCGGCATGCGCATCGTCTATACGCAACGCCATCGATTGGCGCCAGAGGAGGAGCGGCGCTATCACGCGGCCTATTCTTCGCTGGATGAACTTCTCGCGGCCTCGGACTGCGTGAGCCTCCATCTGCCGGGAGGCGCCGCGACGCGCGGCACCATCGGCCGCCGCGAGCTTGAAACCATCAAACCCGGCGCGCTGCTCGTCAACGTCTCGCAACCCCAAATCATCAATCGAGCCGCGCTCATCGACGCGCTCGCGTCGGGGCGGCTAGGCGGCTTCGCCCTCGACGTGCCGTACGAGGAGCCGGGCCGGGCCAACGACCCCTTGCTCGGCTTTCGCAACGTGATCGTCACGCCGCATCTCGGCGCTTCTCCGCGCTTCAACTCGCTCGATGATTTTGAGGAGCTGCTGCTCAATCTTGCACGGGCGCTGGGCTAA
- a CDS encoding carboxymuconolactone decarboxylase family protein has product MARVSLIDEKVHPELSELIAKLRGARSGRLLNIYRMMLHSPEPARCWFELNQAVRYRTEIDGQSCELAILRVAILNGVNYILRAHGPAYALKEGITEAQVDALANWRESQLFSAPQRALLAYVDAMTRDIDVPDTVFAEVRNHYSERQTVELTMLIGAYNMLSRVLKALKIDPETD; this is encoded by the coding sequence ATGGCGCGCGTGTCTTTGATTGACGAGAAGGTTCATCCCGAGCTGTCCGAACTGATCGCCAAGCTCCGTGGCGCGCGCAGCGGCCGGCTCTTGAATATCTACCGTATGATGCTGCACAGCCCGGAGCCGGCACGCTGCTGGTTCGAGCTGAATCAGGCCGTCCGTTATCGGACGGAGATCGACGGCCAGAGCTGCGAGCTGGCGATCCTACGCGTTGCGATATTAAACGGCGTCAATTACATTCTACGCGCGCACGGTCCGGCCTACGCTCTGAAGGAAGGAATCACCGAGGCGCAGGTCGATGCACTGGCGAATTGGCGCGAATCGCAACTGTTCAGTGCTCCGCAGCGGGCGCTACTGGCTTACGTCGATGCGATGACGCGCGATATCGACGTGCCTGACACCGTCTTCGCCGAAGTAAGAAACCATTACAGCGAGCGGCAGACCGTGGAGCTCACGATGCTGATCGGCGCCTATAACATGCTCTCGCGGGTGTTGAAGGCGCTGAAGATCGATCCGGAAACGGACTAG